Part of the Terriglobales bacterium genome is shown below.
CCCCTCTTTGGGGAAATAAGTAGACATCTCAATCTCCCAAGATGATTAACGCTAGAAGAACCGCTGACTTAGCCCCTTCGCTGAGAGAGACACACTCGGGGCGGACGACTGCGGAACCGCAAAGGTTTTAGACTAGCTTAAGCAGGCGGATAAGTCAACGAAACTGCCCGTAGCCGATAGGGTCCTAATTAAGCGTTCATGCCATCATGCACCGCCAGCACGTTCGGCGGCTGTCGCTAGTGCTTCGGTTTTTTTGTCGAGTTCTTTCTTTTGCTCATATTTCGAGTAGACGAATACACCCACAAGAGCACCCAATGCAGTTAGAACCGATGCCAGTCCAGCTGTGTTTTTGCCATCGTGGATTAACCAGATTCCACCAACAATCACAGTCATCGCTACAAAGAACCCAAGCCAAGTTCCTCTCGTCTGGGCAGACACATTTGATTCTATGACGTGCTTTTCCAAATGCTGTCTATGAGCTTGTTGGCTTTCCGCCATGGCAAGTATGCGCTCAGCTGCTCCTGGCAAGACTTGGTTATATTTCTCTAGGGCTTCAGGTGGAGGCAGGGGCCCGCCAGAAAAACGCATCGCTGTTTGGATGCGCATTTCTGCTGAAGGGACCATTGCGCCTCGATTGCGGTGTTTTTTGCCCACGTTTGATGGGGCTTATTTTACAAGCTGATCTGACTCGAATTCCATCATGGCGTCCTTAATATCCTGACCCACGATATACCAATCGGCAAACATGGCCTTAGTGTCCGCTTCGCGACCATTTTGGCTGGCGTTGTACACGTCATACAATCCATACCAGTCCAGCAAGCGGCCAACACCGGAGATGAAGGAAGGCTCCGCGATAAGAAAGTCAGATGTTAATCTGTTTGACATGGCTCCCAGCTAGGACGATAGATGCTAGCACAGCTCAGGATGATAGGAAGTAACGGCGGGGTTCAGCCCTCGGTTACATCTCGCATATTGCAACACCATAACTACTGTAAATGCAAAGACTTAGGATGTCAAGCGCCACAGAAAATATTTTCTTGACTTTACAATCCATTATGCGAGCAGTTGATGCTCCAGACGTAGTTTGCAATGCAGCCCGCATGGATTCTTTCACCCGTCACTGACCGCTGCACTCCCAATCTGCCAGACTACGCCCCCATGCTCTTATTCCTCTTCCTCGCTCTCACCCTCGCCCCGGAAAAGGTCGAACCAGTTGCAGCCTTGTCCGATCCCGCTGCCTCCGCCGCGATCGTCGCCGTTCTCGAGCCTCAGGGATACCGGGCCAGCTCAGGTGGAGCGCCGTTATGCGACCTATGGCTGCGAAAAGACCTCCCGGTCGCCAAAAAAATGATTGACGGAGCCAACTACGCCGATCTCTCCGAGTCGGAGTTCATTGGCGTGATTCGCTTTCCCAACCAGGCTTCTGATTTTCGCGGCCAGGAAATCAGAGCCGGTCTCTATTCTATGCGCTACGCCCTGCTTCCCAACGACGGCAACCACCTCGGCGTGGCCCCAGCTCGCGACTTCGTTCTCCTGGTGCCCTTAGCATCCGATCCTGATCCTGCCAGGACCTTCACTGAGGCGGAGCTTGTCCGCCTGGGCCTGCGAGCCTCGGGAACCGCGCATCCCGCCGTTTTCAGCATGGTCGCCGCTGGTGCTCTGCTTCCCTCCGTCACTCGCACCGCGGATGACTATGTCGTCTTCGCCGCCAAAACGAAAACCGCCACCGGCGCTGACTATCCGCTGGCGATCGTAGTGCAGGGTGTGGCGCCACAGTAGCCGCTACCCCTCCCCCCCCAAAAAAAAAACGGGGCACCCCGCGCGGGATACCCCAGCCCTCACCTAAATATCATTCAGCGTAAGACGACCGTTATGACTGCGATCAGAGCCCGTTTACTTCGAGCGAATAACTCTTTTTCAAAATCTCCCGCCCTGCCAAAAGCGATTCTTCCGCCTGCTCACCAGCAGCAATAGAACCGCCGCCATTAACACCAGAGAGTGCCAGTCCAGGGCCATCGTGCTCTCCTCCCCGTCGCTCCGGGTTCATGAACCACCAATCAACTCGCCAGCTTAATTGGGGGCCCCCGGGGAACCCGCGTGCCAGGGTGTTTCTTTGATACAGGCAAAGCCGCGGGAAGGGAAATTCAAATTTTTTATTTGCCGAATAAATATTCAGCAGCATTTCACGCTCTGATTCTTGCGGCGTCGCTGAGAAGTTCATCATCGCCTGATGAATAATCAATCAGCTCCTGGTGCGCTGCTAACCCATTGAAATTGCATCAAAGCTTCTCATCCGCACCTGAATCGTTCCCAAATCACTGTTGCATTGCTCAACAATTTGCTGATCGATAATTCAGCACCTCCTCCTGCTCCAATTTCTTGCTCTGCTCCCAAGCTATCGCCGAATCAATCGATTGAAACGATCTCCTCACCTTTCCAGCTCAAAGACACACTCTGGCACAGCAGTTGCTTTAACAAAAGGTGGCAAGCTGCCTCAGCAGGCGAGCCAGAGGAGACCCATCATGACCGTCATTATGGTGCTCAGTACGTTCGTAGTTTTCTTACTCATTGATCATTTCTTCAGCAAGAAGCCGGCTGCACAACTGGCGGCACAGCCCGCAGCGCGCGTAACCGAAGCGCTTCCTGAACCACGCCTGCAGCCCGCGCTGGTTGGTGGTTTCCGTGTGCCGGATAATTTGCGCTATCACCCCGGCCACACCTGGGCGCTCAATGAGAGCCCCACGCTGGTGCGCATCGGCATGGATGACTTTGCTTCCAAATTGGCCGGCAAGATCGATCACCTCTCCCTGCCGCAGCGCGGACAGTGGGTCCGTCAGGGTCAGAAGATCTGGACCGTGCATCGCGATGGCCAGAAAGTGGAAATGCTTTCCCCGATCGAAGGCAGTGTGGCTGACATCAACGAAGCCGCCCTCACAAATCCGGGATTGGCGAGCAAAGATCCCTACGGCGAAGGCTGGCTGGTGACGGTGCAGTCGCCTGACGCCAAGACCAACTTCAAGAACCTGCTCGGCGGCGCACTCGCGCGCTGGTGGACGGAAGAAGCAGCCACTCGGCTGCAGCGCCACATGCCAGCCGCATTGGGAGCGCTGGCTCAAGATGGTGGCGTGGCCATGGATGACATTGCTTCATCCATCCCCGACCAGGACTGGCGGCAACTGGTGAAGGAGTTCTTTCTCAGCTAGGCTCGCACCGCGCTGAGATCAGGTTTGCTGAGGCTGCATTGTACGACACAGGCTGCGTCGAATCCCGGCGCAGCCTGGTTTATTTAGCACTCAGCAATCAGCACCTCAGCCTTACCAGAAACTTTACGTGCCAATAGCTGACTGCTCAGTGCTGACTGCTGATTGTCCCCCCAATTGTTGAATCCTATCTCCGCAGATACCATCTGCTAACTTACAGGAAGAGAATTCATGGCAACTGCATCCGCTGATTTCACGCATTTGAAGTCCATTTTGAAGGCAACCTGGATGGCCGGCGACTTCGGCCGGATCGCCATGTTCACCGTCGAAGCCGGGGAAAACTTCATATCTCGCACTCCCATTCAGTCTGGCACTCGCGTTCTCGACGTAGCCTGCGGAACGGGAAACACTGCGATTCCAGCCGCTCGGGCTGGCGCCCAGGTCACCGGCGTGGATATCGCCCCAAATCTGCTGGAACAAGCGCGCAAACGCGCCGCGTCCGAACAACTGAACATTCATTTTCAGGAAGGTGATGCCGAGGACCTTCCCCAGGGCGATCACGAATTCGATATCGTGCTCTCCATGTTCGGCGCCATGTTCGCTCCCCGGCCAGAGCGCGTGGCCGCGGAACTTATTCGCGCCTGCCAGCCTGGCGGGCATATCGCCATGGCGAATTGGACTCCCCAGGGCTTCGTGGGCAAGAGCTTCCAGCTTACTTCCAAAATGGTGCCTCCTCCTCCAGGCGTCCCCGCCCCCACTCTCTGGGGAGACGAGGCTACGGTTGAGCAGCGGCTCTCCGGCGGGACGTCCAAATTGAGCATGACCAGGCACAAGACGGCCTTCCGTTATCCTTTTGGTCCCAAAGAAGTGGTGGCTTTCTTCCGGCAACACTTCGGTCCGACGCAGGCGGCCTTCGCCAGGCTCGACCCCACAGGTCAGGCGGAACTCGCTTCGCAGATGGAAGCCTTGTGGACGGAACACAACCTGGCCACAGATGGGACAGTGGCTGTCGAAGCCGAATATCTGGACGTCAGGGCTGTTCGCGCGTAACAGATCTGCTCCAGTTCGAGTCGAGAGATCCTGGATTTGTTTGTCATCACGAGGCCGCCGGAGGGCGGCCGAGGGATCTGCAGTTAACACTCGATTCGGCTGATTGCTGATCGCTGATTGCTGACTTCCGACTTCCGACCTACTTTTCTTTGCCTGGCTTTTTGGAGGTCTTACTCTCGCTCTTAGGCTTGGCCTCTGATTTGGAATCCGCTGATCCCGACGTGGATTCGCCTCCGCTTTTCCCGTCGCTGCTGCTCGAAGACGCTCCCCCCTTTTTCGCGTAGTCGGTCACATACCATCCGCCGCCCTTGAACTGAATTGCCGGCGGGGAGAGCAGCTGCTCCACCTTCCCTCCACATTTCGGACACTCCGCCACGGGCGGATCGGAGAACTTCTGGATCTTTTCAAAAACATGCTGACATTTCCGACATCGGTACTCGTACAGCGGCACGCCTTAGCGCTCCTTAATATCTGAATTCCGGATAGTTAGATGCCCGCCGCGATTGTAAGTCGCAGCCCCGGAAGGGTCAATTAACCAGCCGGGGCCAGCGCATTGGAACTTGCCTCCCGCCCGGGCAGCAAGTGCTAAACTTTGCGTATGGCAGTAAAGCGGGAAAACAACGCCCAGCCACCGTCGGCAACATCAGCTCCACGTGGTCCGGCGCTGTACGTGGTAGGCACGCCCATCGGCAACCTGGAGGACATCACCCTGCGCGCTCTCCGCGTGCTGCGCGAAGTGGACCGCATCGCCTGCGAAGATACCCGCCAGACGCAGAAGCTCCTCAATCACTACGAAATTCGTACCCCGACCGTCAGCTACCACGAACATAATGAAATGACCCGGGCCCCGGAGCTCATTGTTGATCTGGAAAATGGCGCCAGCATCGCCCTGGTCACCGACGCCGGCATGCCAGGGATCTCCGATCCCGGCTTTCGCCTGATTTCCCTCGCCATTCGCCACCACATTCCAGTTATTCCTATACCCGGGGCCTCCGCCTTCCTGGCGGCTCTGGTTGCCAGCGGGTTACCCGGCGAGTCCTTCCGCTTCGGTGGGTTCTTGCCGCACAAGACTGGAGAGCGCCGCAAGGCCCTGGAATCCATCAAGGATCTCTCCCGCACCCAGATTTTTTATGAGGCCCCGCATCGCATTCTCGATACGCTCAAAGACATCGTCGAGGTGCTCGGCCCGGCTCGCCATGTGGTCCTGGCCCGCGAGGTCACCAAGATTCACGAAGAATTCCTGCGTGGACGTGCGCAGACGGTGCTCGAGGAGGCGCAGTCGCGCGAGCTCAAGGGTGAGATCACCCTGCTGATTTCTAAGCCCGACGAAAATGGTGCGCACGAACAAATGCCCGTAAAGAAGGAAAGCATCCACGAGCGGCTGCAAGCTGTGATGGAGGCGGAAAAGCTCGACGAGAAGTCCGCCCTTAAGCGCGTGGCCCGCGAATTCGGTATCTCCAAGAGCGAAGCCTACCGCGAACTGCAGCGCACCCGCGCCACCATCCACTGATTACAGTTCCCTTGTCATCCCGAGGCTGGCTTTCCTTTGCTGACCCAAAAATCTTGAGGGTGCCCACTTTAAACCGCTTTGCTGAGGGTGCCCCACCCTCTAGCCCCGCTTTTGGGCGTAAGGGTGGGGTCTTCACGCAGCACTGCATCATTCCCTCACTTCTTCGCCGTCAGCACCCTCGGTATCCCCTGCAGGTCGTTGACGAACTTCAATTCACTCCAGTGGCCGGCCAGGCGCGCCACCATCGCCGATTGTGAGAAGCCAATTTCCGCCAGCAGCCACCCTTCTGGCTTAAGCACATCGTGCGCTTGCGGCAGCAGACGCCGAATTACATCCATTCCTTCCGCTCCCGCGAAAACCGCCACCTTAGGCTCGAACTTGCGCACCTCGGCCTGCACTTTGTCGGATTCCCGCTCGCCCACGTATGGCGGATTCGAGACCACCAGGTCGAAATGATCCGCCGGGAAGCCCGCCAGCAGGTCGTTCTGCTGGAACCGGACCCGGCGGTCTAGCTGCAACCTTGCAGCGTTAGCCTTGGCAACCTCCAGGGCCTCCTCAGACACATCGAGCGCGCTGATCTCCGCCCTTGGCAGCTCATTCGCCAGGGCCAGGGCGATGCAGCCTGATCCGGTGCCCACGTCCACGATCCGCGGACGCTCAATCGTCCGCACCAACTCCAGCGCGGTCTCCACCACATGCTCGGTTTCCGGACGCGGAATCAGAACCGCAGGCGTAACCAGAAAGTCCAAACCCCAGAACTCCTGATGTCCGGTGATGTACTGCGCCGGCACACCTGTTGCGCGCTCGGCAATCACTTCCT
Proteins encoded:
- a CDS encoding glycine cleavage system protein H, with the protein product MTVIMVLSTFVVFLLIDHFFSKKPAAQLAAQPAARVTEALPEPRLQPALVGGFRVPDNLRYHPGHTWALNESPTLVRIGMDDFASKLAGKIDHLSLPQRGQWVRQGQKIWTVHRDGQKVEMLSPIEGSVADINEAALTNPGLASKDPYGEGWLVTVQSPDAKTNFKNLLGGALARWWTEEAATRLQRHMPAALGALAQDGGVAMDDIASSIPDQDWRQLVKEFFLS
- a CDS encoding DUF2335 domain-containing protein, which gives rise to MGKKHRNRGAMVPSAEMRIQTAMRFSGGPLPPPEALEKYNQVLPGAAERILAMAESQQAHRQHLEKHVIESNVSAQTRGTWLGFFVAMTVIVGGIWLIHDGKNTAGLASVLTALGALVGVFVYSKYEQKKELDKKTEALATAAERAGGA
- the rsmI gene encoding 16S rRNA (cytidine(1402)-2'-O)-methyltransferase, which gives rise to MAVKRENNAQPPSATSAPRGPALYVVGTPIGNLEDITLRALRVLREVDRIACEDTRQTQKLLNHYEIRTPTVSYHEHNEMTRAPELIVDLENGASIALVTDAGMPGISDPGFRLISLAIRHHIPVIPIPGASAFLAALVASGLPGESFRFGGFLPHKTGERRKALESIKDLSRTQIFYEAPHRILDTLKDIVEVLGPARHVVLAREVTKIHEEFLRGRAQTVLEEAQSRELKGEITLLISKPDENGAHEQMPVKKESIHERLQAVMEAEKLDEKSALKRVAREFGISKSEAYRELQRTRATIH
- the prmC gene encoding peptide chain release factor N(5)-glutamine methyltransferase — protein: MAVTIQQALQDAVAKLTAHDVGSPRMNAELLLMFVLGGDRAFLFGHSDRELTSEEESRYEEVIAERATGVPAQYITGHQEFWGLDFLVTPAVLIPRPETEHVVETALELVRTIERPRIVDVGTGSGCIALALANELPRAEISALDVSEEALEVAKANAARLQLDRRVRFQQNDLLAGFPADHFDLVVSNPPYVGERESDKVQAEVRKFEPKVAVFAGAEGMDVIRRLLPQAHDVLKPEGWLLAEIGFSQSAMVARLAGHWSELKFVNDLQGIPRVLTAKK
- a CDS encoding zinc ribbon domain-containing protein, which produces MPLYEYRCRKCQHVFEKIQKFSDPPVAECPKCGGKVEQLLSPPAIQFKGGGWYVTDYAKKGGASSSSSDGKSGGESTSGSADSKSEAKPKSESKTSKKPGKEK
- a CDS encoding class I SAM-dependent methyltransferase; the protein is MATASADFTHLKSILKATWMAGDFGRIAMFTVEAGENFISRTPIQSGTRVLDVACGTGNTAIPAARAGAQVTGVDIAPNLLEQARKRAASEQLNIHFQEGDAEDLPQGDHEFDIVLSMFGAMFAPRPERVAAELIRACQPGGHIAMANWTPQGFVGKSFQLTSKMVPPPPGVPAPTLWGDEATVEQRLSGGTSKLSMTRHKTAFRYPFGPKEVVAFFRQHFGPTQAAFARLDPTGQAELASQMEALWTEHNLATDGTVAVEAEYLDVRAVRA